DNA from Palaemon carinicauda isolate YSFRI2023 chromosome 23, ASM3689809v2, whole genome shotgun sequence:
CAGGGTGATTCAAGCACAGGGGCCAGAAATCCCTCTGATTGACAAAGCAACGAAAACAGTATCACCCGTAGATGTTACAGTAACGTGTGTCTCAAAATAGGAAGATAAAGggagagaaaaacagaaatgaaCCAGGACATTTGAATTAAAGTAAGAAGGCTATCGAAGATGAAGGTAAAGGTGCGGCCAATAATCCAAGGAGCACTAGGAACCATGCCTAAGTCATTAAAAGGGAATCTTGAGGAGGTAGTAGTCGAAATAAAACCAAAAGTAGTGCAAAGAAACATGCTAATAAAAACAGCAGATAtggtgaggaaagtgatggactccaAAGACATTTGGATGCAAACCGGAAACCTACACTATAAACTACCAGTCTCTGTAGAACGAAGCTAAAATAAGAAATACAGTGGAACCTGTACATACGATCCTAATTCATTCCCGGACCTTCTTCGTATCTTAAAACAATTGTATTTTGTagtaaatattcccataagaatacactgtaatttttataatttgttctaaagcccaaaaacctatgataactccttaataaatcactacacataattacacataagaACAATAAAATAGCAttatatataagagagatgtaaaagaataattataaagaaataataaataaaaaatgggtttttattgtcactttacctcaGAGACAGGCCAACACATTGGTAGGATTTGCTCTGCAGATGTAGACGGACAGTctgcgaggaggtagagatggtgactgcgataacgtaccataacttactctaacttacaatACGTGAACTTAAACCTAAtttagctcattttttttttaaatttttatattttatgttattttatattttttttttattttcatcactttcactcaattaaATCTTAGTTTTCATTGctccactttctttctcttcaccacgatcactagaccgctccgtatattttttaaaaaaactaCCGAGacaaagttgcttggtatggcttttcagaatttttctgaaatgggttaagcagacatcaccgaattgcgaaactacacggaaaacctgaagtttctgtgggtgatacttattaATGAAGTCCtccacgtgttgatgatgtgctagCATATCTTTTATTGTAGCCGAATTTATATGTACTCTACCTCCTCGATATCCTCCAACTCCCTCAACTGCGCTttgaactcatcattctgcatggcaggCAGTtctttgagttcctcggtggtgtgctcttcatgatgctcctcgacgagtttgGTTATGTCATCTTCAGCGACCtgcagacccatggacttgccaagagatacaatctcttctacgtcttcctctacggcaagcacagggtTACGCTCGAGGCCAAATCCTTCAAAATCTCTGTGAGaagcagcatcaggccaaagcttcttccaagctgaattcagtgcccttcgagttactccctcccaagcctgaacTATGACCTTCAAGCAGTGCGCGATATTTAAATGGCtcttccaaaattcatgcaaaggtatgttggtgctttgtgtgacattaaagcactgcttaaataaatgcttggtgtagagcttattaaaattagagatgacttgcaatTCCATacgctggaggataggggtggtgttcggtggaagatacagcactctgatgaactttAACTgctcgatgatatcatcttcgagtcctgaggGGTAAGCGGgggcattatccaagcaaagcaagcactttaaaggcaaattactctcctgaaggtacttcttgacagcagggctgaaaactAGGTTtatccattcaacaaagaaatactTAGTAACCCAATCCTTAcaattagcacgccagaaaacatgcagcatgtccttattgactctatgtgccttaaatgccctagggtttccagaatgataaaccaataacgtctttattttgcagtccctgctggcgCTGGcccatagagcaagagtcaaccgatccttcataggcttatgtccaggcattttcttctctttggcggtgatgtatgttcgactaggcatctttttcccgaaaagaccggtttcatcacaattgaaaacttgctgctctacgtagccttcatcctccaagatcttttcaaacttcttaactAAATCGTTAGCAGCCTCTGTGTTCGAACTTAAAGCCTTCCCGTGCTGAACAATTGAACgaatcccggtccgtctcttaaatttctcgaaccaaccgcgagacgcctGGAATTCCTCCATTGAAGgattggttgaactctcccccgcatctCCCCTAGAGCCTGTCGCCTTTAAATCACAATATATTGCACTGGCTTCTCAAAAATgattgtttcagtgatcgtatcaccaacaatGTCTTTGTCCTTTATCTATAGCAACAAAGACGTTCCTTCTCTTTAAAGGGTAGGGCTGCGACAGTTTcaaaataatggtgatccccttcgacggtttgactgctttaatggctgccttaaGCTTGAGgatcgtcaagatcgtagacatattcgaGCCATATTCTTTACccagatcactcacatgcacatTGCGCTCACGTTTTTCTATAagttcttgcttcaattctaatgaaagtattACCTTCTTGCTTTTCTCGCCACTACTAATACCTataccaaaactaagctttttaggacccatgattatacgtaaaatagaaaattaaacgtgataaaaggaaaataataagcactgttaataacagaccaaacagaggacagcCACACGATGCACACAAGAGCAGAAAACTGACCGACGCGACGCTCAATGTCGCCCCTCCGACGTGTTGCCGTCTACCgctgtaaacaagaaactacgaccatCGCGTCAAGAAAATTCTATGCGTATGGTCTACGTCGAATGTTGGTATCCtttacttgtatgccattgaccataccactctgccacgaagaaagatgaaagtcaatgaaaattcttctgcacatatacatgtcgaattaaggtttttgtacctagaattgaaatcaacccattttcactttcatagctaattggtaggtttgggacctggcattcaagtaatgataaatctttcacatataaacgtgtttttcgtttattcaaataagccatatatatatatataaattaaagtctggattctcttaacgacctcgggatcacaactccaggcgaaatcactcaaagactatagtatctgacttgccgggtttcgaaccctagtccaagatacttgtacgccattgaccataccactcagccatgaaaaaggataaaagtcaatgacaatttttctgtgcatatacctgtcgaattaaggttttttgttcttagaattgaaatcaatccttTTTCACCATCGTTAATTATTTTGGTCAATATGAAAATATGTGACTTGATGAATTCTAAGTTTTACACTTGTTTTAAAATCACTAATGAACTGTCTTATTTATATGAAAGGGGTTTATTTTGTTTACTCTAACCTCATGaagcatcatgagagagagagagagagagagagagagagagagagagagagagagagagagagagagagagactcttttgaTGTGGGATCATGAAGAGTAAAAAATGGAAGACTATTATTATCTTATTGCATTCCGTGTACGTGAACGAAATATACTTTAAGTTTGTGTATTCTACGTTTTTCTGGTTTGTATATTGCAACAAGAAACCTATTCATTATAGAATAATACACATccgcttacatacacacacaaagaagcaaaaaaaggaatatatatatatatatatatatatatatatatatatatatatatatatatatatatatatatatatatatatatatatatatatatatatatataatatatatatatatatatatatatatatatatatatatatatttatatatatatatatatatatatatatatatatatatatatatatatatatatatatatatatatatatatattatatatatatatatatatatatatatatatatatatatatatatatatatatatatatatatatatatatacatatatatatatatatatatatatatatatatatatatatatatgtatgtatatacatatatatttatatatatatatatatatatatatatatatattatatctatatctatatatatacatatatatatatatatatatatatatatatatatatatatatatatatatatatatatatatatatctatatatacatataaatatatatatatatatatatatatattatatatatatatatatatatatatatatatatatatacagtatatatatatatatatatatatatatatatatatatatatatatacatatataaatatatatatatacagcatatatatacatatatatatatatatatatatatatatatatatatatatatatatatgtatatatgtatgtatatatatatatatatatatatatatatatatatatatatatatatatatatatatatatatatatatatatatatatatataatattctccaTCTACTGTCGATCAACATTCAGGAATTCTACCCTACATAAGTACAGGAAAATGTTTCctttaagttatttttatatcGATTTAAATTCGGTTCAGATCAAAACCAAACAAGAATTACGGACTTATTCACGATTTCTTTAAATTATCAAAGAAGTAAGCATGTACTATATGAACAATTCTACTATCTAAAAGAGTTTAGTAAACTATTAAACACCTTTCATTGCTTTTTTAGTTTAAGGGCCTAATTGTCTTCTTGCAAGTAACttattcagcatttttttttctattctgccaCATAGATCTTAGATTGTTCAAGTTTCGTGTACGTTGCAAAACTAAACTTTGTCTTGGCAATTAGACAACTTTCAGTtaaatactatgtttttttttcaacatatattGTCTCTGTAACATATCATCCTCTGTTcaaattctgattattattattattattattattattattattattattattattattattattattattacttgctaagctacaaccctagttggaaaagcaggatgctataagcccaggggctccaacagggaaaatagcccagtgaggaaaggaaacaaggaaaaataaaataatttaagaacagtaacattaaaacaaatatttgctatataaactataaaaactttaacagagcaaaaagaagagaagttagatagaataaagtaccctagtgtacccttaagcaagagaactctaacccaagacagtggaaggccttggtacagaggctatggcaatacccaagactagaaaacaattgtcTGATTttcgagtgttcttctcctagaagtgctgctcaccatagctaaagagtctcttctacccttatcaagaggaaagtagccactgaacaattacgttgcagtattgaaccccttaggtgaagaaggattgtttggtaatgtcagtattTTGATGTTTTTGACGGTAGAGGAGATTGTGTAAAGTATATGCCAGaccattcggtgcatgtgtaggcaaaggggaagtgaaccctATCCACAGAGAAGTAGCTAAGACTAAAGAAATAATAAGGCCAGAGTGGAAATATTATCAAAGAGATACACAAAgaaggctacaaatacctcgggaTAATAGAATGAGAGGCGATAAAACACTTAGAGATTAAGGAAAGGATCTGAAGAGATTACATATCAAGAATCAAATCTATATTGAAGTAAAAGTTCCGCTCTGGAAATTCGGTAAAGGCTATAAACACCTGGCCAGTGCCAGTTATCGGGTACAGTATTCAAATGGAATAGGTCAGAGCTAAGCAACATTTATAGGTAAACATTGAGCCGGGGATCGAATATTGACAGTAAAGGAGGAAAACGACTCATCAGTACAGAAAATTGTGTCAAAATCGAAAGGAGAGTACTAGGAAAGTCCCGTAAGACCAGTGAAGCTGAATGACTAAAGAGTGTAAGagaagaaaacttgaaaaaaaaaaggaggatgaagacccacAAGCGAATAAAGAGATAACTGGAAAAAAAGATAAGAAGAATGGAAAGTAAAAGCAATTCATGGACAATTACTGAAACAAATTGAAGAAAAGTCCAGTAAAGAAACATGAGTGTGGCTACAGAGAGGAGAATATAAGAAGGAAACGAAAGATATGATAATTGCAGCACTTGATTAGGTATTGAGAACAACATATATTCAACAAGCCATAGAcggaaataacatataaaaagggCAGAAAATGTATGGTAAATGAACACACCATCTACCACATCAACAGTAAAGGTTCAGAACATGATACAGTGTCTGAAACTTTCCATTGTAGTCTCTGTGGAACATAATTTTAAAATACAATGGAGTAAAAAATGGTACGGACATCAACCTGAAGCTTTTGTATAGAATGATCAATATAAACCACTCGTGGATTACTATATAGTTTGAGGCAGGTTAATAAAAGCACATCAGTCAGTCAGACACATCTGGttgacaagaaaaaaaagaaagaagtacTCATAAATGTTGTATTACTGAAGGACCAaggagtatagaaaaaaaaaagtaccaggGGATATTAATTGAAATCTGAAGTCTGTAGATATTGTAGGTAGACGTAATACAAATAATCTTAGGATCACTAAGTACCATACCTAAGTAATGGAAAAAGAATCTCAAGAAGGTAGTGAGACGGCCAACACCAGCTTATGTATACATGAATTCCAAACAATAAGGACATGAAacctaacaggcaatttcatgttcaactgacatccatttctgttaacagttaccggtaagaaaaacaggaatgtttattcaggtccctccctgtcagtgcgaggagagagcgaggaaacaaaggataataataataataaaaaaaaaaatgtcgttactatgtatgattgtgCTACACGCACTAGGTACAGTGGGAGCCAGTATAGCACTATGACTGGTGCAAAAGTGTGTGCTATTTGGAAAATTGCATATAGTGAGGAAACAGATGGACTAATAAGGAAGCTGGATCCTATCAAGAACTCTACATTATAAAACCATAAGTCTCTATAGATTccgattaacaaataataataataataataataataataataatacatttttgtaTTTTCTGTGAAACGGCATATTTCTAGTCAGTATCCCCTCTTCCTCTTAGCGAACTCATCGTCCACATCTATATCTCGAGAAAGAAATCTTTAAAAGAAAACTTGTTCTGATGAATTGCAAAATATGAATGTTTTTGTTCCTGGGATATGTTTCATGGTCAAATCGCCAGTCAATTTTTCACCAAGTTTCCCTCGTGGTTTAAAAGCCAACGACCGCGAAAATCTATTATCTTGACTCGAAAACTtggtttgaaaatattaaaatcagaGATATTTTGCGATGAAAAGAGATGTGTTAATCACAATAACCTAATAGTAGAAGTAGGGTGAAACATTAATTATGTCAATACATATAATGAGTATATTTCTGATTTATATACTAATACAAACTAGAATTagcaaataaaactaaaaagaaaatacaatttttgTACTCTGAATAGCCATTGATTTTAATCACATACATAATGTCTGACATTGCAGAAACCATATTACCTTCATACTAAATAATCATGTTATGTAACATATTGTTGTATTATAAGAACCCTTAATTGTTTCGAAACGTTCAATATATAGAAACTGAAAGACTCATGTCAACTTTAAGATATAAAATCACTGGTATCGATTGATAAACTAAAAGGCCTTTCTAAGCTTATTGGGTTGGAATTAGTCCACAGGTTGGTCATAGTTTGGAATATAAGCAGATAAGAAAGGGTAGAGGAGGATTAACTAAATGATGTGAGTacagggcagtggctcctcaacatctggagctgagcattgataatgttttttttttttttttttttttttttttttttttttttttttttttttttttttcagaaagacattaggtctgtgtcttcttcaaatgcgcAAAAAGTTGGTATACTGAGAAGGTCATATtgcatttttggtgatcaatctattttcaaaAAGTGTTTTGATAATTTCATTCTATATTGTTTCGAGTAGTGCTCTTCTGTGTGATATGaagctgctgattttcatcgtaatttgttggacaagaacctATGTTTTATTAgctttcttattcctggtctacatgttaatctttggcactgcATACAGTTACTTCATTATGaatattgtataagatttttcaatatatctgacaattctttacattcagatcttcccgtatAGTATCATCTTGTTCATAAtgctaggtatgaagttaattataatagttatgccttctccatcataaagcttaatactacacagtatcctagaagttttattccagctgtgagtcTGTGAACAAGTTGTCGAATGTCCTGACTATTcgagtagttgaatctgtagaattcAAAAAGTTCATActggtagcaaatgtttttatgttgaacaggctgatatacagcaagtgtctttttatagtttatataagaaatataggttttaatgttgttactgtttttgagacACACTTTTAAAAATTCTCCatcacttcttatatagtttattagtttccttatttcctttcttcgtctGGTTTGTTTCGCTGTATGAGCTCTTGACATCCAGATATTCACCTAATTAATCAAATATCTGCTACATCCATCTTTTTCTTATCACTTTTCCTTAGGTTTGCTATCTCTGTACCATAGAACATTGCTGTTCTTACGACTGTCTGGTGGAATTTCTTTTAGGCCTTAGTGGCGCTCTCTTATCACAAAGAACTCCAGACACAGCTCTCCAGTTGTTGTAGCCTGTCTGTATACAGTGTTTAACTTTCCCTTTAATACTTCCACTGGCACTGATTATGGATCTCAGGTACTGAAACATGTCTATTCTCTTTAATTCTCCTCCACCTAACCTAATACTTTCTCTACCATCGCCCTTATTGGTGAATCACGTATATTTTGTCTTGAACCGGTTTATTATCTTTCCTCTGTCCTGGATTGCTCCTCTCCACCTTTCTACCATAATTTCAAGGTCTTCCTTCTCTCAGCACAAACAACGATAACCTTTGCATACAATATCCTCCATGGCATTGTCTCTCTAACTTCTTCAGTCTGAGCAATTATTGCTATATTGAAAATTATTGTACTAAGTGCTGATCCTTGGTGCAATCCTGCCCTCACCTCAAATCCTTTCGTCTCTCCAGTAATGTTCCTCAATCTGGTATACACCTGGGATCAGCCACATACTTTTCTGGGACTATATCCTTCCTCAGACAACACCATACTTTTTCCCTTGAGACTCGGTAATAAGCCTTTTCAATGTCTATGAAGACAAATGTAAATTTCTTTGCTTTTCCTTGAAATTCTCCAGCAGTTACCTTAGACAAAAGACTCCATCTGTGGTTCCACTTCCTTTCATAAATCCCATTTGCCCTTTTCCTATTTCAAATTCTCCTCTCATTCTGCTATCCATTATCCCTTCCAAACTCTTCCTGGAGTGGGACACCAGTTTGATACCCCTGTAGTTACCGCACTCTTGAACATCCACTTTACCTTTGAAATCTGGAATCAATATACCACTCTTCTATTATCTTTTCTTTTCTAAGTATCTATTATCAAATCTTATAAAATATCTACCACCTCATCTCCTATTGCTTCACATGTTTCCGTAATGATCAAGTGTGTTCCTGTTTCCATACCATTTTCCACCTTTTCCAGCGCATCTACAAAATCTTGCCTAGAAAACCCCATTAACATGCCCATATTCATCTTTTCTTActagtcttttattttctttatttattagctGTTAGAACACTCTTTACATAGCTTCAAGATGTCTACTTTTCCAAGTACCacaacatctctgtctttcatttGATTGATGAGTAAAATATCTTGCGTATTTCTATTTCTTGCTTTTGACAGTTTGAACATTTTGTTCGTTCCGAGCTCATTATGCATATCAGCATTATGAACTAGCCTTAGCTTGGGCTACTATCTTCTTTACCTCCACGCCTTCCTATATaaatctatctctctcctcttgtaCCTTATTTGTCTGCTTCTTACCATTCACTGCTTGCTCAATGTCTTTACCCCATCACCAGCTACCTTTTTCATCCCACACATAATAGATTTCTTTCCTAGTACTTCTTGtacatgccttctcattactgctgcttGATGTTACCTTCATTCCtgaacattttgattttttttttaacttaatttccCTCAAATCACG
Protein-coding regions in this window:
- the LOC137617564 gene encoding tigger transposable element-derived protein 1-like — protein: MGPKKLSFGIGISSGEKSKKVILSLELKQELIEKRERNVHATGSRGDAGESSTNPSMEEFQASRGWFEKFKRRTGIRSIVQHGKALSSNTEAANDLVKKFEKILEDEGYVEQQVFNCDETGLEDDIIEQLKFIRVLYLPPNTTPILQRMELQVISNFNKLYTKHLFKQCFNVTQSTNIPLHEFWKSHLNIAHCLKVIVQAWEGVTRRALNSAWKKLWPDAASHRDFEGFGLERNPVLAVEEDVEEIVSLGKSMGLQVAEDDITKLVEEHHEEHTTEELKELPAMQNDEFKAQLRELEDIEEVEYI